One window of Mauremys mutica isolate MM-2020 ecotype Southern chromosome 20, ASM2049712v1, whole genome shotgun sequence genomic DNA carries:
- the AP1M2 gene encoding AP-1 complex subunit mu-2, whose translation MSASAVFVLDLKGKPLISRNYKGDVSMAEIDHFMPLLMQKEEEGALTPLLTHGKVHFLWIKHTNLYLVATTMKNANASLVYSFLYKVVEVFSEYFKELEEESIRDNFVVIYELLDELMDFGFPQTTDSKILQEYITQQGNKLETGKSHVPPTVTNAVSWRSEGIKYKKNEVFIDVIESVNLLVNTNGSVLLSEIVGSIKLKVFLSGMPELRLGLNDRMLFELTGRGKNKSVELEDVKFHQCVRLSRFENDRTISFIPPDGDFELMSYRLNTQVKPLIWIESVIEKFSHSRVEIMVKAKGQFKKQSVANSVEISVPVPSDADSPKFKTSVGSAKYVPEKNIVIWSIKSFPGGKEFLMRAHFGLPSVEKEEVEGRPPIAVRFEIPYFTVSGIQVRYMKIIEKSGYQALPWVRYITQSGDYQLRTQ comes from the exons ATGTCAGCCTCCGCGGTCTTTGTCCTGGACCTCAAAGGCAAG CCGCTGATCAGCCGGAACTACAAGGGGGACGTGAGCATGGCAGAGATCGATCACTTCATGCCGCTGCTGatgcagaaggaggaggagggggccctGACGCCCCTGCTGACCCACGGCAAAGTCCATTTCCTCTGGATCAAGCACACCAACCTGTACC TGGTGGCCACCACCATGAAGAATGCCAACGCCTCGCTGGTCTACTCCTTCCTCTACAAGGTGGTGGAG GTCTTCTCCGAGTACTttaaggagctggaggaggagagcatCCGAGACAACTTCGTCGTCATCTACGAGCTGCTGGATGAGCTGATGGATTTCGGGTTCCCCCAGACGACCGACAGCAAAATCCTGCAGGA GTACATCACCCAGCAAGGCAACAAGCTGGAGACTGGCAAGTCCCACGTGCCCCCCACCGTCACCAACGCCGTGTCCTGGCGCTCCGAGGGCATCAAGTACAAGAAGAACGAGGTTTTCATCGACGTCATCGAGTCCGTGAACCTGCTG gtgaACACCAACGGCAGCGTCCTGCTCAGCGAGATCGTGGGCAGCATCAAGCTGAAGGTGTTTCTCTCCGGCATGCCCGAGCTGCGGCTGGGCCTCAACGACCGCATGCTCTTCGAGCTGACCGGGC GTGGCAAGAACAAGTCGGTGGAACTGGAGGACGTCAAGTTCCACCAGTGCGTGCGGCTCTCGCGCTTCGAGAACGACCGCACCATCTCCTTCATCCCGCCCGACGGAGACTTCGAACTCATGTCCTACCGGCTCAACACGCAg GTGAAGCCCCTCATCTGGATCGAGTCGGTCATCGAGAAGTTCTCCCACAGCCGCGTGGAGATCATGGTGAAG GCAAAGGGCCAGTTCAAGAAGCAGTCGGTGGCCAACAGTGTGGAGATCTCGGTCCCCGTCCCCAGCGACGCCGACTCCCCCAAGTTCAAGACCAGCGTTGGCAGCGCCAAGTACGTGCCTGAGAAGAACATCGTCATCTGGAGCATCAAGTCGTTTCCG GGTGGGAAAGAGTTCCTGATGCGGGCCCACTTCGGGCTGCCCAGCgtggagaaggaggaggtggaggggcgGCCGCCCATCGCTGTCCGCTTCGAGATCCCCTACTTCACCGTCTCAGGAATCCAG gtgcGCTACATGAAGATCATCGAGAAGAGCGGGTACCAGGCGCTGCCCTGGGTGCGATACATCACCCAGAGCGGGG ATTACCAGCTCCGGACCCAGTAG
- the CDKN2D gene encoding cyclin-dependent kinase 4 inhibitor D — MLLGDEISAGDRLSGAAARGDLTELRRLLHQELVHPDSHNRFGKTALQVMMFGNTFVAEELLKQGASPNIQDEAGRAPAHDAARTGFLDTLRVLVEHGADVNVPDGAGALPVHVAVREGHTEVVQYLAPESNLQHRDAEGRTPLELARHLGLSHLEAILEQHLSAPA; from the exons ATGCTGCTGGGGGACGAGATCAGCGCCGGGGACCGGCTGAGCGGAGCCGCCGCCCGGGGGGACCTGACCGAGCTGCGCCGCCTCCTGCACCAGGAGCTGGTTCATCCCGACTCGCACAACCGCTTCGGCAAGACGGCGCTGCAG GTGATGATGTTCGGCAACACGTTTGTGGCAGAGGAGCTGCTGAAGCAGGGCGCCAGCCCCAACATCCAGGACGAGGCCGGCCGGGCACCCGCCCACGACGCCGCCCGCACCGGCTTCCTGGACACCCTGCGCGTGCTGGTGGAGCACGGGGCCGACGTCAACGTGCCCGATGGGGCGGGGGCACTGCCCGTCCACGTGGCCGTCCGGGAGGGGCACACGGAGGTGGTGCAGTACCTGGCGCCCGAGTCCAACCTGCAGCACCGCGACGCCGAGGGGCGCACCCCACTGGAGCTTGCCCGTCACCTGGGCCTGTCGCACCTCGAGGCCATCCTGGAGCAGCACCTGTCTGCCCCCGCGTAA